The Lasioglossum baleicum chromosome 12, iyLasBale1, whole genome shotgun sequence genome includes a region encoding these proteins:
- the LOC143214627 gene encoding thiamine pyrophosphokinase 1-like → MFNLRTSILKLSFVTNRIWQLLFFRKYKLGLIMQDKSNLSESQWDPLKIFQCCLKNEYAVIILNRPLHWNHDILFRIWENAQVKVTVDGGTHRWLHYLETHNIDLLDGKHSQYMPNLITGDMDSCSPEIVEKLKSMGSMIIKTPDQDHSDYTKALFQLKQYANQRNINLKTIYAFVDSSGRFDHILANVNTLYKSDKLIGEIQVIQVANNSLTWILRPGFHSISIPNILVESNSWCGLLPIGSPVNHISTTGLKWNLNNTPLQFGGVVSSSNTYDNCSKVTIDTDSLVVWTMGIEPLKENVNYYGTTLLNAN, encoded by the exons ATGTTTAATCTTAGAACGAGTATTTTAAAGTTGAGCTTTGTCACGAATAGAATCTGGCAATTATTAT TTTTTAGGAAATATAAATTAGGTCTAATTATGCAAGATAAATCGAATTTAAGTGAATCACAGTGGGACCCTCTTAAGATATTTCAGTGTTGTCTAAAGAACGAATACGctgtaattatattgaatcgtcCACTTCATTGGAACCATGATATCTTATTTCGAATTTGGGAGAATG CTCAGGTTAAGGTTACCGTTGACGGTGGAACTCATAGGTGGTTGCATTACTTGGAAACGCATAATATAGATCTTTTAGATGGGAAACATTCTCAGTACATGCCGAATCTAATTACCGGTGATATGGATAGTTGTTCACCTGAAATTGTTGAGAAATTAAAATCCATGGGTTCAATGATAATTAAGACACCCGACCAGGATCATTCCGATTATACAAAAGCGTTATTTCAGTTGAAACAATACGCCAACCAAAGAAATATAAAC TTGAAAACGATATATGCATTCGTAGATTCGTCAGGAAGATTCGATCATATTCTTGCAAATGTTAATACGCTTTATAAAAGTGACAAACTTATTGGTGAGATACag gTTATTCAAGTTGCTAATAATTCATTAACGTGGATTCTGAGGCCAGGATTTCATAGTATATCAATTCCTAATATATTGGTGGAAAGTAATAGTTGGTGTGGACTTTTACCAATTGGTTCACCTGTTAACCATATCAGTACAACTGGTTTAAAATGGAATTTAA ACAATACGCCTTTGCAGTTTGGAGGTGTGGTAAGCTCTTCGAACACATATGATAATTGTTCTAAAGTAACCATCGACACAGACTCGTTAGTGGTATGGACAATGGGTATAGAACCACTTAAGGAAAATGTGAACTATTATGGAACAACATTATTAAATGCAAATTGA